The DNA window ACATAAATTACCTATCATATGACAACAATATGAAGAAGTTAATGCATCTTAAGCTAATCGCTGGTGTCTTATACAACTCATTATTTGAACTTGACATACAGTACCAGAAGCTGGAAGCAATCAGGTGTACTCTTTTCAAACAATCTACCTAGAGAACCAGCTGATACAAAATCTGTCAGGTCCAGGTCAACCATTGAGCAGAAAGGGGTTATCCTGAACTCTACCTCAGGAGCAACAAAGAGCGTGAGCCAAGACCAGTTCTCTGTGTAGAGTGTGCACTCACCACTTCTATTGGGTATCCAACCAGTTCCTTGTGTATTTCTTTGAACTATGTCAGAGGTCAGTGGACTTCAACTGGAGGTTCACCACAGTTTCCTTGGTGTTGAGAACACAAATCCTCAGATATCCATTGTCAAGTTGGACAGCACTAACTATCTTGATTGGGCACATTCCGTAAAACCATCTTTGCGTAGCCATGGGAAGTTTGGGTATATAAATGGAGATAATAAGGCTCCCAGTCCCAGTGACCTCACCTACCAAAGATGGGAGACAGAGAACTCCACAGTGATGACTTGCCCTTTTTTTCTGTGAAGCCGGAAATAGGCCACCAGTTCATAAGGAAAAGTACAGGTAAGAACATTTGGAATAGTGCTGCCAGAGTAGGGGACTCAGCCAAAGTTTACCACCTACTTCAAAAAGTCCTCCATGAGCAATAGGGTGACATGTCCATTTCTGAGTATTACATTAACGTGATTGGCCTTTGGAAAGAGTATGACTACTACAGAGACCTTCAGTTGACCAACCCAAAGGATTAAGCCAAAGTTCATTGAACCTTTAGAAAGGAATTGTGGAATTGTTTGAATGTGGCTTGTGAACAATGTGCCCAtagcctctttatttataatcagagatcaatacaataaaggaaataaaatcacAGCCAAATCACATGTGCAACATATGAATAATGAACCTGGACACTTTAATGTATCCGGGTCTGGATCTGGGTTTGGGTCACGGGTAATCTGTGAacattcaacactccccctcaagttggtgcatatatatcatgcataccccaacttgctaattacaGAAGAAAAGGACTTATGACAAAGACTTTTAGTAAGGACATCTGCTAGTTGATCACTGGACTGCACAAACGGAACACATAAAACTCCTTGctccagcttttccttgatgaagtgcctatcaacctccacatgtttggtacagTCATGCTGGACTGGGTTGTGTTATACTAATGGCAGATTTGCTAGCACAGTAGATACGCATGGGAAGAGTTGTGGGAAGGTATAGGTCATGTAGAAGACCTTGTAaccatagtaactcacaaactccatgtgccatGGCCCTGAATTCAACTTCAGCACTTGATCGAGCAACAACAGattgcttcttgctcctccaagtgACTAAGTTTTCTCCAACAAAGGTATAATACCCTGATGTAGACCTCCTGTCATCAGGGCAACTAGCCCAGTCAGCATCCGTATATGATTCTACTCAAGTATGGCTGTGAGGAGaatataaaatttcttttcctggtgaagacttcaagtacctCGAGATTCTACAGGAAGCCTCCAAATGAGAAGAGTGAGGGTCATGCATATATTGGCTGACCAAGCTCACGGCAAATGCTATGTCAGGTCGAGTATGAGATAAATATATCAACCGACCAACTAATCTTCGATAGTTGCCTTTATCAACTGGATTTCCTTCCTTGCTCTTCAGATGAATATTAGGCTCCAGTGGTGTTTCTGCAGGCTTACATCCTAGCATTCCTGTTTCACTGAGCAAATCAAGGGTATACTTTCGTTGAGACAGAGAGATGCCACATGCTGAGTGGGCAACCTCAATTCACAAGAAGTATCTAAGTTTCCCTAGATCCTTTACTTCAAATTCAGTCCCCAAGTACTTCTTCAACCTCTTTACTTCTTCAGTATCACTTCCAGTgatcacaatgtcatcaacatagacaatcaacaCTGTGATATGCTGCCCCAATTTCTTTATAAATAATGTGTGAttagcattactctgcttgtagccGTTTGACACCATAGCTTTgtgaaatctcccaaaccaagctcttggtgaTTGCTTCAAGCCATACAATGCTTTCTTCAGATGACAAACTTTTTCCTCTAACTTTGAAGTAGCAAACCCAAGTGGAATCTCCATGTAGACTTCCTCTTCcagatcaccatggaggaaggcattctttacgtCTAGTTGTTGAAGTTCCCAGCCTTGGTTAACAGCAAAAGAGAATATCACTCTAATTGTATTCATCTTCGCAACTGGGGCGAATGTTTCTTGGTAATCAATGTTGTGGGTTTGTGTAAACCCTTTTGCGACTAATCTGGCCTTGTACCTCTCAACAGACCCATCTGCCTTCTGCTTGATggcaaagacc is part of the Telopea speciosissima isolate NSW1024214 ecotype Mountain lineage unplaced genomic scaffold, Tspe_v1 Tspe_v1.0526, whole genome shotgun sequence genome and encodes:
- the LOC122648170 gene encoding uncharacterized mitochondrial protein AtMg00810-like, producing the protein MLGCKPAETPLEPNIHLKSKEGNPVDKGNYRRLVGRLIYLSHTRPDIAFAVSLVSQYMHDPHSSHLEASCRISRRSTSGYYTFVGENLVTWRSKKQSVVARSSAEVEFRAMAHGV